In a genomic window of Acidobacteriota bacterium:
- a CDS encoding sugar ABC transporter permease, with protein sequence MRAADLKHSVYVQIAGVVLTIPAMLLLALGVVFPFVTAVWWSLSPEAGTGPTLAGYRWILDPAFFEAFKHSLYIGVGSVLLELVIAIPAAILLNQAIPARGFCRTALMLPWAVPTIAVAAAFLWLANTNYGLFNQLGLELGLLEAPIAFLGSPALALPSVTIAHAWKGLPLVFIIILSALQSLPPELMEAARVDGAGRMAQFTHVILPHLKPSIALAAVLSGIYNFSLFDITFLLTGGGPAGKTTTLPLLLYYQEFKALDTARAAVAGVSIFAAGLLALAVLGWSSLDREARKT encoded by the coding sequence ATGCGGGCTGCAGACTTGAAGCACAGCGTCTACGTACAGATCGCCGGGGTGGTTCTGACGATTCCCGCCATGCTGTTGCTGGCGCTGGGGGTCGTGTTCCCCTTCGTCACGGCGGTGTGGTGGAGTCTCTCGCCCGAAGCAGGTACGGGTCCGACTCTGGCCGGTTACCGCTGGATCCTGGACCCCGCGTTCTTTGAAGCCTTCAAGCACAGCCTCTACATCGGCGTGGGGTCGGTTCTTCTGGAACTCGTCATCGCCATTCCGGCAGCGATCCTGCTCAATCAGGCGATCCCGGCCCGCGGGTTCTGCCGGACGGCGCTGATGCTGCCGTGGGCGGTTCCCACCATTGCCGTGGCCGCCGCGTTCCTGTGGCTGGCCAACACCAACTACGGGCTTTTCAACCAGTTGGGACTCGAACTCGGGCTGCTGGAGGCTCCCATCGCGTTTCTGGGTTCTCCGGCGCTGGCGCTGCCCAGCGTGACCATCGCGCACGCCTGGAAAGGCCTGCCGTTGGTCTTCATCATCATTCTGTCCGCTCTCCAATCGCTCCCGCCCGAACTGATGGAAGCGGCCCGGGTGGACGGCGCCGGCCGCATGGCTCAGTTCACCCATGTGATCCTGCCCCATCTCAAGCCCTCCATCGCCCTGGCGGCGGTGCTCTCGGGCATCTACAACTTTTCCCTCTTCGACATCACCTTCCTGCTGACCGGCGGCGGACCGGCGGGTAAGACCACGACGCTTCCCCTGCTGCTCTACTACCAGGAGTTCAAGGCTCTGGATACGGCCCGGGCGGCGGTGGCGGGCGTTTCGATCTTCGCTGCCGGCCTGCTGGCGCTGGCCGTGCTGGGGTGGAGTTCGCTCGACAGGGAGGCGAGGAAAACCTGA
- a CDS encoding carbohydrate ABC transporter permease — MGTVPRKVFDSDAGHPIKPTSFARRRSRMLALLALAATLAILFPFLWIVLSSFRDPQNFLTLDLRDALPRSLDLSSYRLALGRTDLFSWVGNSLLVAASTTVLSLLVSAPAAFALSRLQFRGKAAVQWFSMISYAVPSIIIVVPLFLILVKLDLNNSYAGLILVHATFTIPLATWVLRDFYRSIPPDLEEAGYVDGANLLQVLRHIVLPLSIPGLLAAGSYAFILSWNDFLFALVIMDEAAAYTAPVGVHAYFTGRFLGESTWAQLMAASSIVSLPSVLLFGFFQRYLVSGFLRSGVKG, encoded by the coding sequence ATGGGCACGGTTCCCCGAAAAGTCTTCGACTCGGATGCCGGACACCCGATCAAACCCACCTCGTTCGCACGGCGGCGGTCCCGAATGTTGGCGCTCCTGGCGCTGGCCGCGACTCTGGCGATCCTCTTCCCGTTCCTCTGGATCGTTCTCTCGTCGTTCCGGGACCCCCAAAACTTCCTGACGTTGGATTTACGAGACGCCCTGCCGCGAAGCCTGGACCTCTCCAGCTATCGCCTGGCTCTGGGCCGAACCGATCTCTTCAGTTGGGTGGGGAACAGCCTGCTGGTGGCGGCTTCGACAACCGTGTTGTCGCTGCTGGTTTCGGCGCCGGCGGCCTTCGCCCTGAGCCGTCTCCAATTTCGCGGCAAGGCTGCCGTGCAGTGGTTCAGCATGATCAGCTACGCCGTGCCGTCGATCATCATCGTGGTGCCGCTTTTTCTGATCCTGGTGAAACTGGACCTGAACAACTCCTACGCCGGCCTGATCCTGGTCCACGCCACCTTCACCATCCCCTTGGCGACCTGGGTCCTGCGCGACTTCTACCGGTCCATTCCCCCCGACCTGGAGGAGGCGGGGTACGTGGACGGAGCCAACCTGCTTCAGGTCCTCCGGCACATCGTCCTCCCCCTGTCGATCCCGGGTCTGCTGGCCGCAGGTTCCTATGCCTTCATCCTTTCCTGGAACGACTTCCTGTTCGCGCTGGTGATCATGGACGAAGCCGCGGCGTATACTGCCCCGGTGGGTGTGCACGCCTACTTCACCGGGCGGTTCCTGGGCGAGTCGACCTGGGCCCAACTGATGGCCGCATCCTCCATCGTCAGTCTTCCCAGCGTCCTCCTCTTCGGGTTCTTTCAGCGTTACCTGGTGTCGGGATTCCTGAGGTCGGGAGTGAAGGGATGA